The Leeia aquatica genome has a window encoding:
- the rodA gene encoding rod shape-determining protein RodA, with protein MISRLWHAFWRPLDIWLLLVVLALLTVGQITLYSAGDRSMIKVEAQLFNFAVAAVAMWLVASQPLPRLMSLAPPLYALGMILLLGVFFFGETSKGATRWLNLHFIRIQPSEMMKIALPMMLAWYMHRHEAALRVKDFVVAGVLLALPVALVLKQPDLGTAILISGSGCFVLFLAGLSWRLIIPVVLLLAGGIWYVMDAPRCEQVFHKYQCTRVQILIDPLSDPLGKGYHTLQGTIAIGSGGVTGKGWLQGTQTHLDYIPERTTDFIFAVYAEEFGLVGGCVLLVLYTLLLLRGLAITLHATTLFGRLLGGAVTMTLFTYAFVNMGMVSGILPVVGVPLPLMSYGGTSLVTLLTGMGLLMSIHRHKSLIKFS; from the coding sequence ATGATTAGCCGCTTGTGGCACGCGTTCTGGCGGCCGCTGGATATCTGGTTGTTGCTGGTGGTGTTGGCGCTGTTGACCGTGGGGCAGATTACCCTGTATTCGGCGGGTGACCGCAGCATGATCAAGGTTGAGGCGCAGCTGTTCAACTTTGCCGTGGCGGCGGTGGCCATGTGGCTGGTAGCCAGTCAACCGCTCCCGCGGTTGATGAGCTTGGCTCCGCCCTTGTATGCGCTGGGGATGATTCTGTTGCTGGGTGTGTTTTTCTTCGGCGAAACCAGTAAAGGGGCCACCCGCTGGCTTAACCTGCATTTCATCCGCATTCAGCCATCCGAGATGATGAAGATCGCCTTGCCGATGATGCTGGCCTGGTATATGCACCGGCATGAGGCCGCATTGCGGGTGAAGGATTTTGTGGTGGCCGGGGTGTTGTTGGCCTTGCCGGTGGCATTGGTGCTGAAGCAACCAGACTTGGGTACCGCTATTCTGATCAGTGGCTCGGGTTGTTTTGTACTGTTCCTGGCCGGTTTGTCCTGGCGGTTGATCATTCCGGTGGTGCTACTGCTGGCAGGGGGTATCTGGTATGTGATGGATGCACCCCGCTGCGAACAGGTGTTTCACAAGTATCAGTGCACTCGTGTCCAGATTCTGATTGATCCGCTGTCAGACCCTTTGGGCAAGGGTTATCACACCTTGCAAGGTACCATTGCCATCGGCTCAGGTGGCGTGACCGGCAAGGGGTGGTTGCAGGGCACCCAGACTCATCTGGATTACATCCCCGAACGCACCACCGACTTCATTTTTGCGGTGTATGCCGAAGAGTTCGGTCTGGTGGGCGGCTGCGTGCTGCTGGTGCTGTATACCCTGTTGCTGCTACGGGGCCTTGCCATCACCTTGCATGCGACTACCCTGTTTGGCCGCCTGTTGGGTGGGGCGGTCACCATGACCCTGTTTACCTATGCCTTCGTCAATATGGGCATGGTTTCCGGTATCCTGCCGGTGGTGGGGGTGCCGTTGCCCCTGATGAGTTATGGCGGAACCTCGCTGGTGACCCTGCTGACCGGCATGGGTTTACTGATGAGCATTCACCGCCACAAGTCCCTGATCAAGTTTTCCTGA
- a CDS encoding glycosyltransferase family 9 protein produces MASPSAAALHGYSLIDARQQVWLPYDVEREATANLRPLHEYQATQHAGRQPFRLDHGRLRTLHVLNGMGVALGDSIIGISALAWLKAHHPDLHIHLYRARHAPRYVEALYQLASPLLQQVHYLPQPLPKLDADAALVDLADIVYWPQFDDTPMIDFFLSGLGIDPARVPAASKANDWLQSFDLPLPAKPWRHSAYLLFCPRASVPLRSIPQAVQHTLVEQLWQHYQLPVLGFEPLHHPHYYNVAALSPDTFHFLSWVRGASLLVSTDTAAVHAAAGFGVPTLAGFVSIAPWLRTRDYPLCHSLDLRLPELNGLHHSDDKALEQLAVHQWRDGMSPDALKQVKPRSVHR; encoded by the coding sequence ATGGCAAGCCCGAGTGCAGCAGCATTACATGGTTACAGCCTGATTGATGCCCGGCAGCAGGTCTGGCTTCCCTATGATGTGGAACGCGAGGCCACGGCAAACCTGCGGCCCTTGCACGAATATCAGGCCACGCAACACGCAGGGCGTCAGCCTTTCCGGCTGGATCACGGCCGCTTGCGTACCTTGCATGTCCTCAACGGCATGGGGGTGGCGCTGGGTGATTCCATTATTGGCATCAGTGCACTGGCCTGGCTGAAGGCCCACCACCCCGACCTGCATATTCACCTGTACCGGGCCCGGCATGCACCGCGTTACGTCGAAGCCCTGTACCAGCTGGCCAGCCCGCTGCTGCAGCAGGTGCATTACCTGCCACAACCCTTGCCCAAGCTGGATGCCGATGCGGCGCTCGTAGACCTCGCAGATATTGTCTATTGGCCACAGTTTGATGATACCCCGATGATCGATTTTTTCCTGTCGGGTCTGGGCATCGATCCTGCGAGGGTGCCTGCGGCGAGTAAAGCCAATGACTGGCTGCAGTCGTTCGACTTGCCCCTGCCCGCCAAACCCTGGCGGCACAGTGCGTACCTGCTGTTCTGCCCGCGTGCCAGCGTGCCGCTGCGCAGCATTCCGCAGGCGGTACAGCACACGCTGGTCGAACAACTGTGGCAACACTACCAGCTGCCTGTGCTGGGCTTCGAGCCCTTGCACCATCCGCACTATTACAACGTGGCCGCACTGTCGCCGGATACGTTCCACTTCCTGTCCTGGGTACGCGGCGCATCCTTGCTGGTCTCGACGGATACCGCAGCGGTACATGCCGCAGCGGGATTTGGGGTACCGACACTGGCGGGTTTTGTCAGCATCGCCCCCTGGCTGCGCACCCGTGACTATCCTTTATGTCACAGCCTGGACCTGCGCCTGCCGGAATTGAATGGCCTGCACCACAGTGACGATAAGGCGCTGGAGCAGCTGGCTGTCCATCAATGGCGTGATGGCATGTCTCCTGATGCGCTCAAGCAGGTCAAACCCCGGTCAGTGCACCGGTAG
- a CDS encoding septal ring lytic transglycosylase RlpA family protein, producing MLLRFVLLLLTALLAACGSTSSPQQSSQAPAPVAHRGEPPAPASPAGKPAPVYQPGKQASRDPNLPPPAKDGGYYLDDGPAEQIPDNLAATPDAVPQNEPLHKFANRPYNVLGRTWVPDTQGKAYVEEGRASWYGRKFHGKRTSSGETYDMFQMSGAHRTLPIPSYARVTNLENGRSVIVRINDRGPFHIERLVDLSYAAAFKLGYVSKGSARVKVERVFPGEEKSAPPTVLAQQPVTPIAETPQTPASTAQPEPAGFYLQLGSFSLKANAEVLRDKMAGVLAEHGKPVQVVQRNGLYRVWVGSYDSDASAREAIPVVQQLAGMTPLPVH from the coding sequence ATGTTGTTACGTTTTGTCTTGCTGCTGTTGACCGCCTTGCTGGCTGCTTGCGGCAGTACCTCTTCCCCGCAGCAAAGCAGTCAGGCCCCGGCCCCGGTAGCCCATCGTGGCGAGCCACCTGCACCAGCCAGCCCTGCGGGTAAACCCGCGCCTGTCTATCAGCCCGGCAAGCAGGCCAGTCGCGACCCTAACCTGCCGCCGCCAGCCAAAGACGGCGGCTATTATCTGGACGATGGCCCGGCAGAGCAGATTCCGGATAACCTGGCCGCCACGCCGGATGCGGTGCCACAGAATGAGCCACTGCATAAATTTGCCAACCGGCCCTACAATGTACTGGGTCGAACCTGGGTACCGGATACCCAGGGCAAGGCCTATGTCGAGGAAGGCCGCGCCTCCTGGTATGGTCGAAAATTCCATGGCAAGCGCACCAGCAGTGGCGAAACCTACGACATGTTCCAGATGAGTGGCGCACATCGTACCTTGCCCATCCCCAGCTATGCCCGGGTGACCAATCTGGAAAACGGTCGCTCGGTGATTGTCCGCATCAATGATCGCGGCCCGTTTCATATTGAACGGCTGGTCGACCTCTCCTATGCGGCGGCGTTCAAGCTCGGCTATGTCAGCAAGGGTAGTGCCCGCGTCAAAGTAGAGCGGGTGTTTCCGGGTGAGGAAAAGTCTGCCCCACCCACGGTGCTGGCGCAACAGCCGGTTACACCCATCGCGGAGACCCCGCAGACACCGGCCAGTACGGCGCAGCCAGAGCCGGCCGGCTTCTATCTGCAACTGGGCTCATTCAGCCTGAAAGCCAATGCAGAAGTGCTGCGCGACAAGATGGCAGGGGTCTTGGCCGAGCACGGCAAGCCGGTGCAGGTGGTACAGCGCAACGGCCTGTACCGGGTGTGGGTGGGCAGTTACGATAGCGATGCCAGCGCGCGCGAGGCGATCCCAGTGGTGCAGCAGCTGGCGGGGATGACGCCGCTACCGGTGCACTGA
- the glnL gene encoding nitrogen regulation protein NR(II), producing the protein MTVVVDAFAGLDWLEHAVFALDAEDRLRYANPAAEQWLGTSLRMLLDKRLPELFDSQARPWLDQALERARQQHAPCREYDIRLCTVPHRQQLHGNLHVIPLLDHPALPDGLLIELTAVDPQWKVVQEEQMARQQAANRELMRNLAHEIKNPLGGIRGAAQLLEHELADPALHEYTEVIRSETDRLQALLDRLLTRNPRPQPGWLNIHEVLERVRQLVSAETHRAVHFRCDYDASLPELLADRGQLVQVVLNIVKNAVQALNGQGEIGLRTRIARQVTLHRKRHGMAVQVDIIDSGPGIPPALQPQVFYPLVTGRAEGTGLGLSLAQSIVHQHGGTLDFESRPGHTVFTILLPVQFTPVAESA; encoded by the coding sequence ATGACTGTCGTTGTCGACGCTTTTGCCGGGCTGGACTGGCTGGAACATGCCGTGTTCGCACTGGATGCGGAGGACCGGCTCCGCTATGCCAACCCGGCGGCCGAGCAGTGGCTGGGGACCAGCCTGCGCATGCTGCTGGACAAGCGGCTCCCCGAGCTGTTTGACAGCCAGGCCCGCCCTTGGCTGGACCAGGCGCTGGAGCGTGCCCGCCAGCAACATGCCCCCTGCCGCGAGTACGACATCCGCCTGTGCACCGTACCGCACCGCCAGCAGCTGCACGGCAACCTGCATGTGATTCCGCTGCTGGACCACCCCGCCCTGCCTGATGGCCTGCTGATTGAGTTGACGGCGGTCGACCCACAATGGAAAGTGGTCCAGGAAGAGCAGATGGCACGTCAGCAGGCGGCAAACCGCGAGTTGATGCGCAATCTGGCACACGAGATCAAAAACCCGCTGGGTGGCATCCGGGGCGCCGCGCAATTGCTGGAGCATGAGCTGGCCGATCCGGCGCTGCATGAGTACACCGAGGTGATCCGCAGCGAAACGGACCGCCTGCAAGCCTTGCTGGACCGCCTGTTGACCCGCAATCCGCGTCCACAGCCCGGCTGGCTGAACATTCATGAGGTGCTGGAGCGGGTACGCCAGCTGGTCAGCGCCGAAACTCATCGCGCCGTTCATTTTCGCTGTGACTACGACGCCAGCCTGCCGGAATTACTGGCTGATCGAGGGCAGCTGGTGCAAGTGGTGCTCAATATCGTCAAGAATGCAGTGCAGGCGCTGAATGGTCAGGGGGAGATCGGCTTGCGCACCCGCATTGCCCGGCAAGTGACCTTACATCGCAAGCGGCATGGCATGGCGGTGCAGGTGGACATCATCGACAGTGGTCCTGGCATTCCACCCGCCTTGCAGCCACAGGTCTTTTACCCGCTGGTCACCGGGCGGGCGGAGGGTACCGGGCTGGGCCTCTCGCTGGCGCAGAGCATCGTGCACCAGCATGGTGGCACACTGGACTTTGAGAGCCGCCCCGGTCATACCGTGTTTACCATCCTGCTGCCAGTGCAATTTACCCCTGTTGCGGAGTCTGCATGA
- the mrdA gene encoding penicillin-binding protein 2, translating to MGKKSAQRHEGHDAVQFQIRVLLLGVLVLVCFGLLIWRFSVLQISRHAFYSTQADSNRIGIAPVMPSRGLIVDRNGVVLAHNYTAFTLELRPDRVGDVDQTIAELGKLVDIGPKDIKRFKQLLSESKSFETLPLKLRLTDDEIAKVAAQVYRLPGVEIKARSFREYPYKALTAHVIGYIGRLSEKDQQVLEETGKLVNYRGTTHIGKLGLEQKYEDDLHGVTGYEEVETDAAGRAIRVLRRTPPIAGNNIQLSLDIKLQQYADELFGDRRGALVAIEPATGGVLAFVSKPGFDPNPFVDGIDAQSWKELNESIYRPLNNRALRGMYPPGSTFKPFMAMAALEMGYRRPGDAIADPGFFSLPGSSHRFRDDKAGGHGYVDMYKSIAASCDTYYYRLAYDMGIEAIDRFMPKFGFGQKTGIDLPGEVEGILPSPAWKQKRFSGARFRDEHRKWYVGDVVSIGIGQGYNSYTPLQLAYATSVLANDGVAFKPHIAWHVTDVRTGKVSTVEPTPIARHDFKPENLAVVKQGMRGVLMPGGTAFGISGGLEYAMAGKTGTAQVITIKQGEKYNASRIHELHRDHSWFIAFAPADQPKIAMAVLVENGGFGAAAAAPIARKLTDFYLLGKRAEVAPPAAASKSGSKPATPEQPASQEGDHD from the coding sequence ATGGGGAAGAAATCGGCCCAGCGCCACGAAGGGCATGACGCCGTCCAGTTTCAGATCCGGGTGTTGCTGCTAGGCGTACTGGTACTGGTGTGCTTTGGCCTGCTGATCTGGCGGTTTTCTGTGCTGCAAATCAGCCGGCACGCGTTCTACAGCACCCAGGCGGACAGTAACCGCATCGGCATTGCGCCGGTGATGCCCAGCCGTGGCCTGATTGTGGATCGCAATGGCGTGGTGCTGGCGCATAACTACACGGCGTTTACGCTGGAATTGCGTCCAGACCGGGTCGGTGACGTCGATCAGACCATTGCCGAGCTGGGCAAGCTGGTGGACATCGGCCCCAAGGACATCAAGCGCTTCAAGCAGCTGCTGTCCGAGAGCAAATCGTTTGAAACCCTGCCGCTGAAACTGCGCCTGACCGATGATGAAATCGCCAAAGTGGCGGCGCAGGTTTACCGGCTGCCTGGCGTGGAAATCAAGGCGCGCTCCTTCCGTGAGTATCCCTACAAGGCGCTGACAGCGCATGTGATTGGCTATATTGGCCGCCTCAGCGAGAAGGATCAGCAGGTGCTGGAGGAGACCGGCAAGCTGGTCAATTACCGGGGCACCACCCATATTGGCAAGCTGGGGCTGGAGCAAAAGTATGAGGACGACTTGCATGGTGTGACCGGCTATGAAGAGGTGGAAACCGATGCCGCTGGCCGAGCCATCCGTGTGTTGCGCCGTACGCCACCGATTGCGGGCAATAACATCCAGTTGTCGCTGGACATCAAGCTGCAGCAATACGCGGACGAGCTGTTTGGCGATCGTCGTGGTGCCTTGGTGGCGATTGAGCCCGCCACCGGCGGAGTGCTGGCCTTTGTCAGCAAGCCGGGCTTCGATCCCAACCCCTTTGTGGATGGTATCGATGCACAAAGCTGGAAAGAGCTGAACGAATCCATTTATCGGCCGTTGAACAACCGGGCGTTGCGCGGCATGTATCCGCCGGGCTCTACCTTCAAGCCCTTCATGGCCATGGCCGCGCTGGAAATGGGCTACCGCAGGCCAGGAGATGCCATTGCCGACCCGGGCTTCTTCTCCCTGCCGGGCAGCAGCCATCGTTTCCGCGATGACAAGGCGGGCGGGCATGGCTATGTGGACATGTACAAGTCGATTGCGGCCTCGTGTGATACCTATTACTACCGCTTGGCCTACGACATGGGGATTGAAGCGATTGATCGTTTCATGCCCAAGTTCGGCTTTGGCCAGAAAACCGGCATTGATCTGCCCGGTGAAGTGGAAGGCATTCTGCCGTCCCCCGCCTGGAAGCAAAAACGCTTTTCAGGTGCACGCTTCCGTGATGAGCACCGCAAGTGGTATGTCGGTGATGTGGTCAGTATTGGCATCGGCCAGGGCTATAACTCATACACGCCTTTGCAGCTGGCGTACGCCACCTCGGTGCTGGCCAATGACGGGGTAGCCTTCAAGCCGCATATTGCCTGGCATGTGACAGATGTTCGCACCGGCAAGGTGTCCACGGTGGAGCCGACGCCGATTGCCCGGCATGACTTCAAGCCGGAAAACCTGGCGGTGGTGAAGCAGGGCATGCGCGGGGTACTGATGCCGGGGGGCACCGCATTTGGCATCAGCGGCGGGCTGGAGTATGCCATGGCGGGCAAGACCGGTACCGCACAGGTGATTACCATCAAGCAGGGTGAGAAGTACAACGCTTCTCGCATTCATGAGCTGCACCGTGACCACTCCTGGTTCATTGCATTTGCCCCGGCGGATCAGCCGAAGATTGCCATGGCGGTGCTGGTGGAAAACGGCGGCTTTGGTGCTGCCGCCGCCGCCCCGATTGCCCGCAAGCTGACCGACTTTTACTTGCTGGGAAAACGTGCCGAGGTGGCCCCGCCAGCGGCAGCCAGCAAGTCGGGCAGCAAACCCGCCACCCCGGAACAACCCGCCAGTCAGGAGGGTGACCATGATTAG
- the ntrC gene encoding nitrogen regulation protein NR(I), with amino-acid sequence MSQVWIVDDDRSIRWVFEKALSRAGISCQSFAEVSSARDALATQVPQVLISDIRMPGENGLDFLRELRQQQPQLPVIIMTAYSDLESAVAAFQHGAFEYLPKPFDVDQAVALIERALSSNPTQPVDAEAPASSTDMLGQAPAMQDVFRAIGRLSQSIATVLITGESGSGKELVARALHRHSPRHNRAFIAINTAAIPRDLLESELFGHERGAFTGAQTQRQGRFEQADGGTLFLDEIGDMPAELQTRLLRVLSDGYFYRVGGHQPVKANVRVIAATHQDLETRVREGHFREDLFHRLNVIRLRLPPLRERPQDIPLLTRHFLQRSARELGVEPKQLSEAVLQLLAQHPLPGNVRQLENLCHWLTVMAPGQRVELADMPPEFRQTDAAVSAAASQGDWLQHLAQHARDALQRGDSNILPALAARFEATLIQEALQHTHGRRIEAAQLLGLGRNTLTRKIQELGLGHGDD; translated from the coding sequence ATGAGTCAAGTCTGGATCGTCGATGACGATCGTTCCATTCGCTGGGTGTTCGAGAAGGCACTGAGCCGGGCCGGAATTTCCTGCCAAAGCTTTGCCGAGGTCAGCAGCGCACGGGACGCGTTGGCCACCCAGGTGCCGCAGGTGCTGATCAGCGACATCCGCATGCCGGGCGAAAATGGCCTGGATTTCCTGCGTGAATTGCGTCAACAGCAGCCGCAGCTGCCGGTCATCATCATGACCGCCTATTCCGATCTGGAAAGCGCAGTCGCCGCCTTCCAGCACGGTGCTTTCGAGTATTTGCCCAAGCCCTTTGATGTGGACCAGGCCGTGGCACTGATCGAGCGTGCGCTGTCGTCCAACCCGACCCAGCCGGTCGATGCTGAGGCCCCCGCCAGCAGTACCGACATGCTGGGCCAGGCCCCGGCCATGCAGGATGTATTCCGCGCGATTGGCCGCTTGTCCCAGTCCATCGCCACCGTCTTGATTACCGGGGAATCGGGTTCCGGCAAGGAGCTGGTGGCGCGTGCCCTCCATCGCCACAGCCCGCGCCATAACCGCGCCTTCATTGCCATCAATACTGCGGCCATCCCGCGCGATCTGCTTGAATCCGAGCTGTTTGGTCATGAACGGGGGGCCTTTACCGGGGCCCAGACCCAGCGTCAGGGGCGCTTTGAGCAGGCAGATGGCGGCACCCTGTTTCTGGACGAGATCGGCGACATGCCTGCCGAGCTGCAAACACGGCTACTGCGGGTATTGTCGGATGGCTATTTCTATCGTGTCGGCGGTCATCAACCGGTCAAAGCCAATGTGCGGGTGATTGCCGCCACCCATCAGGATCTGGAAACCCGGGTACGGGAAGGTCACTTTCGGGAGGACCTGTTCCACCGCCTGAACGTGATTCGCTTGCGGCTGCCCCCTTTGCGTGAACGCCCGCAGGACATCCCTTTGCTGACCCGGCACTTCCTGCAGCGCAGTGCCCGCGAGCTGGGTGTGGAGCCGAAGCAGCTGAGTGAGGCTGTGCTACAGCTGCTGGCGCAGCATCCCTTGCCAGGCAATGTCCGTCAGCTGGAAAACCTGTGCCACTGGCTCACGGTCATGGCGCCCGGGCAGCGGGTTGAACTGGCCGACATGCCGCCGGAATTCCGCCAAACGGATGCCGCCGTATCTGCAGCCGCAAGTCAGGGTGACTGGCTGCAGCATCTGGCACAGCATGCCCGCGATGCCCTGCAGCGTGGCGACAGCAATATCCTACCGGCGCTCGCCGCCCGCTTCGAGGCCACCCTGATTCAGGAGGCCTTGCAGCATACCCATGGCCGCCGCATCGAGGCTGCACAGCTGCTGGGCCTGGGGCGCAACACCCTGACCCGCAAGATTCAGGAACTGGGGCTGGGTCACGGTGACGACTGA
- the gatC gene encoding Asp-tRNA(Asn)/Glu-tRNA(Gln) amidotransferase subunit GatC, protein MSLSTEAIQKLARLSRLHVSPEEVDALRQHFDNLFALVDELQSIDTEGINPMSHALDLPLRLREDVVSESDRRDAYQSVAPQVEQGFYLVPKVIE, encoded by the coding sequence ATGTCACTCAGTACCGAAGCCATCCAGAAATTGGCGCGCCTGTCCCGCCTGCATGTCAGCCCGGAAGAGGTCGATGCCTTGCGCCAGCACTTTGACAATCTGTTCGCGCTGGTCGACGAACTGCAATCCATCGACACCGAGGGCATCAACCCGATGTCGCACGCGCTGGACCTGCCTCTGCGCTTGCGTGAGGACGTGGTCAGCGAGTCTGATCGACGCGACGCCTACCAGAGCGTCGCACCCCAAGTAGAACAAGGTTTCTACCTGGTTCCGAAAGTGATTGAATGA
- a CDS encoding rod shape-determining protein: MFSALSSYFSNDLAIDLGTANTLIWVSGKGIVLDEPSVVAMQQEGGSNGKKTILAVGLEAKKMLGRTPGSIKAIRPMKDGVIADFTVTEQMLKQFIKRKDVNPSRLFGRSPRIVICVPCGSTQVERRAIKESALNAGASKVELIEEPMAAAIGAGLPVEDPTGSMVVDIGGGTTEVGVISLGGIVYSSSVRVGGDKFDEAIINYIRRNYGMLIGETTAEEIKKKIGSAFPGAEVKEMEVKGRNLAEGIPRSFTITSNEILEALTEPLNQIVSAVKSALEQTPPELGADIAEAGMVLTGGGALLRELDRLLMEETGLPVIVADDPLTCVVRGSGRALEKLDKVSIGSIFTND, from the coding sequence ATGTTCAGCGCACTGAGCAGCTACTTTTCCAATGATCTGGCGATTGACCTGGGTACCGCCAACACGCTGATCTGGGTGTCCGGTAAGGGCATCGTGCTCGACGAACCGTCGGTGGTGGCCATGCAGCAAGAGGGTGGCTCCAACGGCAAGAAGACCATTCTGGCGGTGGGCCTTGAAGCCAAGAAAATGCTGGGCCGTACACCGGGCAGCATCAAGGCGATTCGTCCGATGAAGGACGGCGTGATTGCTGACTTCACCGTGACCGAGCAAATGCTCAAGCAGTTCATCAAACGCAAGGACGTGAACCCCTCGCGCCTGTTTGGTCGCAGCCCGCGCATTGTGATCTGCGTGCCCTGCGGTTCAACCCAGGTGGAGCGCCGCGCCATCAAGGAATCCGCGCTGAACGCCGGTGCCAGCAAGGTGGAGCTGATCGAAGAGCCCATGGCGGCAGCGATTGGTGCCGGTCTGCCAGTGGAGGACCCGACCGGTTCCATGGTGGTGGATATCGGTGGCGGTACCACCGAAGTGGGCGTGATCTCGCTGGGCGGCATTGTGTACTCCAGCAGCGTACGGGTGGGTGGCGACAAGTTTGATGAGGCCATCATCAACTACATCCGTCGCAACTACGGCATGCTGATTGGCGAAACCACCGCCGAAGAGATCAAGAAAAAGATTGGTTCGGCGTTCCCGGGTGCCGAGGTCAAGGAAATGGAAGTCAAGGGCCGCAATCTGGCCGAAGGTATTCCGCGTTCCTTCACCATCACCTCGAACGAGATTCTGGAAGCGTTGACCGAGCCGCTGAACCAGATCGTATCGGCAGTGAAGTCGGCACTGGAACAGACCCCGCCGGAACTGGGCGCCGATATTGCCGAAGCGGGCATGGTGCTGACCGGTGGGGGTGCGCTGCTGCGTGAGCTGGATCGCCTGCTGATGGAAGAAACCGGTCTGCCGGTGATCGTGGCCGATGACCCGCTGACCTGCGTGGTACGCGGCTCGGGCCGGGCGCTGGAGAAGCTGGACAAGGTGTCGATCGGTAGCATCTTTACCAACGACTGA
- the mreD gene encoding rod shape-determining protein MreD has protein sequence MSPRPQTLLLPVRPWFVWFSLLCALFLNLLPWRNHGLMLQPDFVILLLLYWNLYEPERVSLGWGLIFGLLMDVADAALAGQHALAYVVTLYLALQLSRRMRMFGQWWQAMHLMPLLLLGAAIMVLVRFLAERRLPGWSYFYGPMVGALCWPVLTHVLQWPQRRARESEL, from the coding sequence ATGAGTCCGCGTCCGCAAACCCTGTTGCTGCCGGTACGGCCTTGGTTCGTCTGGTTTTCCCTGCTGTGCGCGCTGTTCCTGAACCTGTTGCCATGGCGTAACCATGGCCTGATGCTGCAGCCGGATTTCGTGATTCTGCTGTTGCTGTACTGGAATCTGTACGAACCGGAGCGGGTGTCGCTGGGGTGGGGGCTGATTTTTGGCTTGCTGATGGATGTGGCCGATGCCGCTCTGGCTGGCCAGCATGCGCTGGCCTACGTAGTGACCCTCTATCTTGCCCTGCAACTCTCCCGCCGCATGCGCATGTTTGGCCAGTGGTGGCAGGCCATGCACCTGATGCCGCTGTTGCTGCTGGGGGCCGCCATCATGGTGTTGGTGCGGTTTCTGGCGGAGCGTCGCCTGCCGGGGTGGAGCTACTTTTACGGACCAATGGTCGGCGCCTTGTGCTGGCCTGTGCTGACCCATGTCTTGCAGTGGCCGCAGCGGCGGGCGCGGGAGTCTGAGCTGTAA
- the mreC gene encoding rod shape-determining protein MreC: MDKETQPAFFGRRQSPLSKLIWFGGLAIALAITDSYWNYLKGVRQNVSVALYPLQKMATLPGQWWESVSTLATAHTALQQENQMLRMRELQVTDQLQREQALQQENQELRRLMGLSSQPYRQGQVAEMLYAGRDPFTRKIIIGKGLDADVAQGVPVLDGEGLVGQVTLVHKLVSEVTLVTDKNFLVPVEVQRTRQRTLLYGLGGAGTMEVRFMAVNGDVQQGDLLVTSGLDGIYPPGIAVARVSRVERNSTLPFAKVLATPVAGVEQSRFLLVLSPKPALPAYPLPPEPEKTEGKKGKGKGGKS, translated from the coding sequence GTGGACAAGGAAACACAACCCGCCTTTTTCGGACGCCGACAGAGTCCGCTGAGCAAGCTGATCTGGTTCGGCGGGCTGGCCATTGCGCTGGCGATTACCGACAGTTACTGGAACTACCTGAAAGGCGTGCGCCAGAACGTCTCGGTGGCGCTGTACCCGCTGCAGAAAATGGCCACGCTGCCAGGGCAGTGGTGGGAATCGGTGTCGACCCTGGCGACCGCACACACGGCCTTGCAGCAGGAAAACCAGATGCTGCGCATGCGTGAACTGCAGGTGACGGATCAGCTGCAGCGCGAGCAAGCCTTGCAGCAAGAAAACCAGGAGCTGCGCCGCCTGATGGGCTTGTCCAGCCAGCCCTATCGACAAGGGCAGGTTGCGGAAATGCTGTACGCCGGGCGTGACCCCTTTACCCGCAAGATCATCATTGGCAAAGGGCTGGACGCCGATGTGGCGCAAGGGGTGCCGGTGCTCGATGGCGAGGGCCTGGTCGGGCAGGTGACACTGGTACACAAGTTGGTGTCGGAAGTCACTTTGGTCACGGACAAGAATTTTCTGGTACCGGTCGAAGTGCAGCGGACCCGGCAGCGGACCTTGCTGTACGGTCTGGGGGGGGCCGGTACCATGGAGGTTCGCTTCATGGCCGTGAATGGTGATGTGCAGCAAGGTGACCTGCTGGTGACCTCCGGGCTGGATGGCATTTACCCGCCGGGGATTGCCGTAGCGCGGGTCAGCCGGGTGGAGCGCAACAGCACACTGCCGTTTGCCAAGGTGCTGGCCACGCCGGTCGCCGGGGTGGAGCAAAGCCGCTTCCTGCTGGTGCTGTCGCCCAAACCGGCTTTGCCCGCTTATCCGCTGCCGCCGGAGCCGGAGAAGACGGAAGGTAAAAAAGGCAAGGGCAAAGGGGGCAAGTCATGA